From a single Sorghum bicolor cultivar BTx623 chromosome 5, Sorghum_bicolor_NCBIv3, whole genome shotgun sequence genomic region:
- the LOC8061727 gene encoding UDP-glycosyltransferase 72B3, whose amino-acid sequence MKAGPPPHVAMLATPGMGHLIPLAELAKRLASRHGATATLITFASTASATQRALLASLPPAVSSLSLPPVDLSDLPSDAAIETLMSEECARSLPALTRVLSELGEATTATGRLVAFVADQFGIDSFDAARDAGVRTCYLFIPMNLHALSLVLDLPDLAASVPGEFRDLAEPVRLPGCVPIPGSDVPSPLQDRSNPSFSVMVHLAKRYREADAILVNSFDAVEPEVAQVLRQPESGRPPVYPIGPLIRQFVGSETDGPPSSPRAACLEWLDRQPARSVIFVSFGSGGALPKEEMRELALGLELSGQRFLWVVRSPSDEGTLSDNYYNAESKKDPFVYLPEGFLERTKDVGLVVPSWAPQTQVLAHRATGGFLTHCGWNSTLESLVHGVPMVAWPLFAEQRLNAVMLAAEGVGAAIRLPERKDKESIAAVVRELMAGEGKGGMVRVKVAELQKAAAEGLREGGAAATALDEVVEKWEADEAN is encoded by the coding sequence atgAAGGCCGGGCCTCCGCCGCACGTTGCCATGCTGGCGACGCCGGGGATGGGCCACCTCATCCCGCTGGCGGAGCTGGCGAAGCGCCTGGCGTCGCGGCACGGCGCGACGGCGACGCTCATCACCTTCGCGTCCACGGCGTCGGCGACGCAGCGGGCGCTCCTGGCCTCGCTGCCGCCCGCGGTGTCGTCGCTCTCCCTCCCGCCCGTCGACCTCTCCGACCTGCCGTCCGACGCCGCCATCGAGACGCTCATGTCCGAGGAGTGCGCGCGGTCCCTCCCCGCGCTCACGCGCGTCCTCTCGGAGCTCGGGGAGgccaccaccgccaccggccGCCTCGTCGCGTTCGTCGCCGACCAGTTCGGGATCGACTCGTTCGACGCCGCGCGCGACGCCGGCGTCCGGACGTGCTACCTCTTCATACCCATGAACCTCCACGCGCTCTCGCTCGTCCTCGACCTCCCGGACCTCGCGGCGTCCGTCCCCGGCGAGTTCCGGGACCTCGCCGAGCCGGTGCGCCTGCCCGGCTGCGTGCCCATCCCGGGGTCCGACGTTCCCTCGCCGCTCCAGGACAGGTCCAACCCTTCGTTCTCGGTGATGGTGCACCTCGCCAAGCGCTACCGTGAAGCTGACGCCATCCTCGTCAACTCCTTCGACGCCGTCGAGCCCGAGGTCGCCCAGGTGCTTCGCCAGCCAGAGTCCGGCCGGCCGCCTGTGTACCCTATCGGTCCACTCATACGGCAGTTCGTCGGAAGCGAAACTGATGGTCCACCATCGTCACCGCGTGCGGCGTGCCTGGAGTGGCTCGACCGGCAGCCGGCGAGGTCGGTCATCTTCGTCTCGTTCGGGTCCGGCGGCGCGCTGCCAAAGGAGGAGATGCGCGAGCTCGCGCTCGGGCTGGAGCTCAGCGGGCAGCGGTTCCTCTGGGTGGTGCGCAGCCCCAGCGACGAGGGCACGCTCAGCGACAACTACTACAACGCAGAGAGCAAGAAGGACCCCTTCGTCTACCTCCCGGAAGGGTTCCTGGAGAGGACCAAGGACGTGGGTCTCGTGGTGCCGTCGTGGGCACCGCAGACGCAGGTGCTTGCACACAGGGCCACCGGAGGTTTCCTGACGCACTGCGGGTGGAACTCGACGCTAGAGAGCCTGGTGCACGGCGTGCCGATGGTGGCCTGGCCGTTGTTCGCCGAGCAGAGGCTTAACGCGGTGATGCTGGCAGCCGAGGGGGTAGGAGCGGCGATACGGTTGCCGGAGAGGAAGGATAAGGAGAGCATCGCAGCGGTGGTGAGGGAGCTGATGGCAGGGGAAGGGAAAGGTGGCATGGTGCGGGTGAAGGTGGCGGAGCTGCAGAAGGCTGCGGCAGAGGGACTCCGTGAGGGTGGCGCCGCCGCGACGGCGCTTGACGAGGTGGTGGAGAAGTGGGAAGCTGATGAAGCGAACTAG